DNA sequence from the Haladaptatus sp. R4 genome:
TCGGCCTCTTCGAGGACCCGTACGTCGACCCCGAAACCGCGGAGGACCTGCTCGGCTCCCCGGAGCACCAGCGGGTCGCCCGGGAGGCGGTCGAAAAGTCGCTGACGCTGCTCCAGAACGACGACGATCTCCTTCCGCTTTCCGACGATATCGGCGAGGTGTTCGTCGGCGGACCGAACGCGGACGAAATCGTCCACCAACTCGGCGGGTGGAGCAGCAACGACCCCGACGGCGTGCCGGGCACCACCGTCCTCGAAGGGATTCGTGATACCGTCGGTGAGGACGTCACCGTCACCCACGAACGGGGGAGCGGTATCAACGAACCGGCCGATATCGACGCGGCAGCGCGAGCGGCGGCGAACGCGGACGATCGCCGTCCTCGCGCTCGGCGAGGATTGGTATCTCCACGAGTTCGGACCGACGATGGATACCAAGAGCGAGACTGGGGAGTTCCCGACTCGGTCGCAGTTGTCGCTCCCGGAGTCACAGCGTGAACTCGTGGCCGCCGTCGAGGAGACCGGGACGCCCGTCGTCGCGGTGCTCATCACGGGGCGACCGCTCGCAGTGCAATGGCTCGCGGACACCGTGCCGTCGATACTGATGGCGTACTATCCCGGAACCGTCGGCGGCGAGGCAATCGCTCGGACGCTCTTCGGCGAGAGCGAACCCGGCGGTCGGCTTCCCGTCTCCATGCCTCGGTCGGCGGACTGCCTCCCGACGTATTTCAACTATCTTCCGCAACCGCACCCCATCGGCGTGGACGAACATCCCCCGTCGTACGACCCGCTGTTCGAGTTCGGTCACGGCCTGAGCTATACGACCATCGAGTACGACTCCGTGGACGTCTCGTCCGACGTGATCCGTCCCGACGAACCGGTGACGGTGGACGTTTCGCTCGAAAACACGGGTGACCGGCGCGGAAGCGAGGTCGTCCAGTTGTTCGCGTGCGACGAGTTCAGTTCGGTTGTGACGCCCGTGCGCGAACAGAAGGGTTTCGAACGTGTCGAACTCGACCCCGGCGAGCGCACGACCGTCTCGTTCTCGCTCTCCACCGACGACCGACTGTTCGCGCACGAACCCAGTGGGTACGGTGACATCGGCCGACTACGGCTCTTCGTCGACGAACACGTCCACGACCTCCGCGTCGATACGAACTGAACACCTTTCGAACAGCAGTTCTCACGCACTTTCTCACACCGCTCGGAGACGAGCGTCGCCGTTGTTCCCGCATATCGTCCGAAAAAGATAGGTTCCAGTTAGTCGTTACAACGTCTGTTCACGCTCTGGCCACGACCGTACATATCTACATTTTTATGATTTTTATATTCCCAAATTATATTAGAGAAATGCCAGACACCACCGTGATATAATACTCAAATATCTGTTACGAGGGTAAACAATAGACAGATTTCCTATGATACGTAACGGACCATCACTCCGCACCCGGCGGCCATTTTCGAATGTGGAACCGTTCACGAGGCACTGGACACCGACGCTCGTCGCTCGATGCCACGTACCATTACGGACATAGGCTTGTTCGCATCTGTCTCGTTTTCCCGTATCGTCGGGACCAGCAGCGGTGGCGTCGGATCGGATCGAAACGATCGATCGACCGCTCGTTCGATCATCGACCTCACCAATTAATATTGTATGATATTCACAATACTAAACTCCTCAGAAATTCCGAACCTACGGCGCAAAATAATCTCCCTCCGTGGCAGTAACAACTAATAATCCGCTAAAAATACAGCTTCGACTATCTACCTTCGAATCTGATCCGACTTTCCACCAAATTTTCGTGACTGACTGATCGATAAATCGGCCACTCGGGAAAAGTTGGCAAAAACCGATTTGGAGGGCTCATGTTCGAATATTCGGTGGAAAATCTCTTGAACGGTATACTGTGTATATCGAACGTTCGCCGCAGTTGTTTAGTCAAGAGTACACAATACTAGGTGGGGCCCGCGACGTTGGTGCTTCTTTTGTGGCGTAAAATCCGGATCGGTCGTCGAGGACCGTGAGACGTTTTCGAGTGATATTGCGCCGTTCGTTGGAACCCGCTCGGCGAGGTTCGGATTTCGTTTCCGTGCCGGTCACGAAGTAGCGATCACACCCTCCGGAAGGCGGTTCCCGCCTTCCGGGCCGTCACCGCGTCGCTGTCCGAGTCCCCGACGAAGAGGGTTCGTTCCGGAACCGCGTCGAGACGTTCCACGGCGGTGAGCAGTGGTTGTGGGTGTGGTTTCCGTTCTGGGACCGAGTCCCGCCCGACGATGACGTCGGTTCCGTTCGGGACGCCGTGTTCCTCCAGCGCGAGACGGCAGGCCGTTTCACAGTTGAGCGAGCAGATGGCGACCGGTCGTTCCGCGTCGGCGAACTCCTCCAACAGCGGGAGTCGTTCGGATCGCCGCGCCCCGGCGCGCTCGGCCGCCGCGAGGTGCGGTTCTATCTTCTCCTCGATACCGAGCGATTCCGCGACCGGCAACAGATCCAGCGCGTCGTTCGCGGTCGCTTCGCCGCCGTGTTCCCGAATTATCGGCTGTATCTCCTTTGCAGCAGCGGCCCAATCCACGGCGAGTCGAACCAGCGTTCCATCGAGGTCGTACACGACTGCATCGTATTCGTCCGTCACTTCTTACCGTGCGACGTTCGAGTTGATAAACCTCCCCGCCGAACTGGTTTTCAGGCCGTTCCGCCATCGACATCGCTCGCTTGGACGATGAACGTCCGCTCCGGGTACGGCGCGGCGCGGAGGGTGACGACCTTCGTCAGTCGGTAGTACTTTCGATTCCCCTGCCTGTACGGTTCGATGAGGTCCGCCCCCTCCAACGCCCGCAGGTGGTGCACGGCCGTCTTCCCGTCCATTCCCACTTCCTCCGCGAGTTCGGAGACGTACATCGGTTCGCGCGAGAGCAACCGTAGGATTTCGAGACGGGGTTTGCTCCCGAGCATGTCGAGCAGTGACATCGAACCGGATACGACGGCGACCCCCAAAGAACCACACCACGAACTGCCCGCGGGCGTACGATAATTTAATTGTCCCCCCGTCGTGGACGCGGTATGGACGACAACGTCGAACTCCCGACGGACGGCAACTCGAAACCATCGGAAGTCACCGACGGCTTCTTCGAACGCGAAGTCCAGCTTTCGCGCGAACAGACGGGCACGTTCCTCCGCGAACTCGCCGATCAGATCGAAGCGGGGACGAAGCTCACGGTTTCGACGAGCGACTGGGAGATTCCGTTCGAGTACGACGAACCCATCGAGGTCGAAGTCGAGTTCACCGGCGGCCGCGAGGACGAACTCGAAATCGAACTGGAGTTCACCGAGGCGACGGCCGACGACGACCTCTCCGTTCACTGATCGGCGTGGAGCGACGACCGGACCGTCGCGACCCGTTCCTGGTAGGCGTCGGCGTCGAAAACCTCCCCATCTCGGGGACGGGGAAGGTCGATGTCGAACGTCGTTCTAATCCGGCCCGGATCGTTTCCCATCACGACACAGCGGTCCCCGAGCAACACGGCCTCTGGAACGCTGTGGGTGACGAACAAGACGGTCTTTCGCTCCCGACGCCAGAGGTCCCGAACTTCGATTCCCATCTCCTCGCGGGTGAGTTCGTCCAGTTCGCCGAACGGTTCGTCCATCAACAGCACGTCCGCACCGAGATGGAGCGCCCGGGCGATGGCCACGCGCTGTTTCATTCCCCCCGACAGCTCGGCCGGACGGCTACCCTCGAATCCGGCAAGGCCGACCGTCGAGAGTAGTTCGCGCGCATCGGCACGCTTCGGCGATTTTCCCGCCATCCGTCGCAGGAACACGACGTTTTCGAGGGCCGTCTTCCACGGCAACAGCGTGTGCTGTTGAAAGACGACGCCGATGGTCCCCTCGCTTCGCGCTTCGTCCGGCGAGCGTCCGTTCAATCGAACCCGTCCGCGCGTCGGCGACTGAAGCCCGCTGACGGTTCGTAACAGGGTCGTTTTCCCGCAACCGGACGGGCCGATGATGGTGACGAACTCGCCGTCCGGTATCCGGAGGTCGATGCCGCCGAGGGCGGTTACGTCGCCGAACGAAACGCCGACGTCGTCCAGTTCTATCATCGTTCGGTCCCCTCGCTTCCGAGCAATCCGACGCCGTCGAGCGCGGTCGATAACCGGTTCCATAGCTCCGCTTCCCCCCATCCCCATCCAAAGTTGCGAACCGCGTCGGTGGTTCCGAACTCCGCGACGGCCGCTTCGAACGTCCGTCGCTCTCGGACGGGGGAACTGGGTTCGGCGTCGTCGTGTGCTTCGATTGCCTCCTCGACGCGGGATGGGTTTTGCCGGGCGGTCGTCCATCCGCCCGTCGTCGCCGCGAGGAACGCGGCCAGTTCCGGTTCGCGTTCCGAGAGGGCCTGCTCGCTCGTCACGATTGCTGGACCGGGGAGGGGAAACCGTTCCGCGACGGGAATCGACTCGACCGAGATTCCGTCGTCCCGTAGTTTCCGTGGGTCGGAAAACGACCCCGTGACGGCGTCGACGGCTCCGGAAAGCAGCGCGGCACGCTCCTCGCCACGGAGGTCCACGATTTCCACGTCGTCCAGGACGCCCCCTTGCGAGAGGAACAACCGACCGAGCAGCCCCGTCTCGGCGGTCGATGGCATCCCGATACGGAGGCCACGAAGCTGTTCGGCGCGCTCCAATGGACCGTCGAACGTCGTTCGCAGTCCGTAGATGGTCGTCATGGCGTGTTGGAACAGCAGGGCGACCGGGACGATTTTCTCGCCCTCCGCTCGCGCCCGAAGGACGGTCGCCGCGCCGCTGACCGCAACGTCGGCAGCCTCCGAGACGATGTCGTCGAGTGCGGCCCGCGACCCGTCGTGAACGTCGAACCCAACCGACAGTCCCCATTTTTCGTACAGTCCCGTCTCGTCCGCGACGAACAGCGGCGCGTGGAGGCCGTTCGGCCGCCAGTTCAGCGCGAGCGAGACCGACGCGTTCGTGGCGTGTGAAATCGGTGCGTCCGGAACCGGCGAGTCTAACTCGGCGGTGGTGTTCGATTCTGGGCGGTTTGGGAACGCTCCCGCCCGTGCGAGCAACTCGCGGGCGTGCTCGTCGTACGCGGCGTCGACCGTCTCCTCGACGCTTCCGGTCGCACGCCACCTCGTCTCCGGTCTACCGGGTGTCTCGTCCCGAACCGTGGTCGTCTCTATCAGTTCCCGTTCCGTCAGTTCGGCCAGTGCGTTTCGCACCGCCTTCCGATTCGACCCGGTTCCGATCCGAACGGCGAGCAGCGACGCTGGCTCCGTCGTGAACTCTTCCCTTCGGCACAACAGATACGCCAGTACCGTCGCCGCCGGTTCCCCAATCCCGCACGCAAGTCTGTCGACGACCGATCGGTCGGCCTCCCCCAAGACCGGAAACTCCCGAACCCGCATCCACAGAGCATGCAATAACTGTGGGTAAAACTCTGTCCCCCGTTTCGGGGCTTCCGTCCGTTACTTTCGTCCGTTACTGTTTCCGCCCGTTACCGTATCGTCCGCTACCGTACCATCCGTTACCGTACCATCCGTTACCGTACCGTCAGTTACCGCTTCGCCTGTTCGGCCCGCTCGACCTCTTCCCGAATCTGCTCGGCGTAGAACTCCGTTTCGTACTCCGACAGTCCGTCCATGTCGAGCAGTGCCGCGACGATGTTGGCGAGCGTCTCCACCCGGTAGAGCGGTTCGTTCCGCTCGAAGGAATCGTCCACGTTTCGCCGTTCCCGATATCCGTCGTAGAACGTTTCCCGGACGTTCCAGTCGGCGTTCGGGTCGTGCATCCAGAAACAGTTGGCCGCTTTCGCGAGGGCTCTCTGTGCGTTGTTCGCAGTCGCGCGGTCGAAGTCGATGACTCCGGTCACCGCATCGTCCTCGAAGAGGACGTTGTCCGGCGAGTAGTCGTTGTGGCAGAAGACGGGGCGAAACGCCTCCGGAAGGGTTTCGCCGAACCGGTCGAACGCGTCCTCGACGTCCACTCCGGCCGTTTCCAAGCCCCCATTTCGCAGGCACGTCGAACTCTCAGCGACGTTATCCAGAACCCACTCCTGCAGCCCTTCCGCTTCGAAGCTCTCGACGGTCGGTTCCCGTCCCTCGAACCGGAGCCATCCCGCCTCGTCGAAGCGCTCGAACTCGTGTATCCTCGCCAGAACCCGCCCGGCGTTCCGGGTTCGTTCGGGTGAGATGTCCTTCTCACCCGTGGTTCCCTGGAGTTTCTCGACGATGGTGTACCCTCGGCCGTCGTCCGACGTGACCGTCTCCGTCACGACTTCGGGAATAGGGATGTCGGAACCGCGCAACGCGATGTAACAGTTGTATCCGCGGCGGAGGGAGTCGTCCCGTTCACCGTCCGAGTCGAACTGCAACACGTATCGTCCGGTCTCGCAACTCACGTCGTAGGTCTCGTGGAGCAATCCCTCGTCGACTCGCACGACGCTGAACGGCGTCTCCCCCACTTCCCGTTCCACTATCGAGACGATTTCGTCGTCCATCGAATCCACTGGTTGGTATTTGTGCAGGATGTGTATTACTATTTGAGGCCATCGACGTGATATTACCACGAGACGTACCGTTGGAGCGCGCTCGCCACGGCGAACAACCCGCCGCCGAGCGCGAACAGGCAGACTGCCGCCGCGAACGTCAACGTTGGCGCGAAATCAGACATTCCCTGCAGGACGAGGACGCCGAATCCCCGTTCGGCGACGAACCACTCCGCGATGACGGTACCGACGACGGCCGTGACGACGGAGAGTTTGATTCCGGCGAACAGGGAGGGAACGGCGTTCCGAAGGCGGACGAACAGCAGTTCCCGATGGAGCGGCGCATCGACCGAGCGGAGCAGTGCCAGTTGTTCGTCGGGCGTCGCGGCGAGTCCGGCCGCCGCCCCGATGGTGATCGGGAAGAACGTCGATGCCGCGATCATGACGACCGCCGCCTCGAAGGAGACGCCGAGCCAAACGAGCAGGAGCGGCGCGACCGCGACGTGCGGCACGACGCGGAACCCGACCAGATACGGATACAGCACGCTTCCCAGTCCCGGGACGACGCGGATGCAGACGCCGAGCGCGAGCCGACCCCCGCACCCAAACACCACCCCGCGAGCAGTTTCGTCCCGACGCGTACCCCGCGTGGAGGAACAACCCGGGCGATTCGATCAGCGTCCGGAGAACGGCGAGCGGCGGCGGGAGAAACACCGAGGCGTTCGGGACGACGCGCGCGGCGATACTCCACACGACGAGGATTCCGACCAGCGCGACGAACGCACCGGCGATTTCCTCGCGTCCCGTTTCGACCACCGTCCGTCCCGTGACGAACGCCTCGCCGAGCGAGTCGGTCCCGTCGCTCATCCTGACGCGACGTTCGGTCCGGACGACCACGCCGAAGAGGGCCAGCGCACCGACGGCGAGCACACCCAAATACGCGAACAGAAGCGGGGTTTGAAGCAGGCGTGCCGTCTCCAGCAGTTCGAAGCCGACACCCTTCGTCGCGGCGAGAAATTCGGCGATGAGGACGCCCTCGACGGCGAGCGGCGTGGCGATTTTCACCCCGGTGAACACCTCCGGAAGTGCGTACGGAAGTCGAACCGACAGCAGCAGTCTCCATTTCGGTGCATCAACGACTCGCCCGAGGTCGAGGTGGGTTTCTGGCACCGACCCGAGTCCGTCGAGCGTCGCCACCGTCATCGGGAAGAAGGTCAACAGTGCCACGATACCGACCCGAGTGGTGAGCGTCGCGCCGAAGGCGAGGACGAGGAGGGGTGCGAACACGACCAGCGGCACGATGCGAACCGCGAGAACCGTCGGGTACAGCACGGCGCGAAGTCGGCCGGAGAGCGCCATTACCGCCGCGAGCGTTATTCCGCCAGTCACGCCGACCAGCCATCCCAACAGGATTTCCGTCCCGGTGTAGACGACCTGCGGATACATCGACCCGGCGTGAGTGATAAACGCGACCCAGACAGCGCTCGGTGATGGAAGGAGGACGGTCGGTAGCGAAAGCGCGTCCACAGTGAACCGCCAGACGAGTACGACGAGCGCGACGCTACCCAACAGCGTCGCCATGGAGACGAGTCGGTTCGGGAGACGACCGAGGGTTCGTCCCCCGTTCGATTCGGATTCTCCGCTCGCGTTCGACTCGGATTCCGTGCCCGCGTTCGAATTCGTTTCTCCGTCGGCGCTCCGGGTGTAATCCATTCCGCTATCGGCCGCTCTCGACGTGCCCTTCGTACGACTCGATGTACTCGTACTTCGTGTCGAGGAAGTCGTTCGTCCACGCTGCCCGAACGCCGGTTTTCGGCACGACACCCGTCCGGAACAGCGCTTTGCTGACGGTGTTCCACGACTTCGGCCGTTGCCAGCCCCATCGTCCGTTATCGCCCGTGACGAGGTTGTTCGTCGTGTACTTGATTTTGAAGACGCCCATCTTCCGGGACTGTGCCAAACTCGGCTTGGCATCGACCATCACGTCCATCGCCCTCTTCGGGTTGTTGGCGGCCCACGCCCATCCCTTGGCGGTCGCACGCAGGAATCCCCGGACGGTCTTCGGATTCCGTTCGGCGAACTCCGGGCGCGAGATGACCGTCGACCGACGGTCGGCATGTAGTCCGCGAGTCGGATAGCGGACGCGTCGTACCCCTTCCGCCTGAGCGCGGTCGGCGAGTCGAAGATGGCGATGGCGGCGTCGGCGTTCCCCGACAGCAACATCGGCGTCTGCTGTTCGGGTGCGACACCGAGGAAGTTCACGCTGTCGAGCACGCCCGCTCGTTTCAACACTGCTTTCGTCAACGTCGTCATCGGCGAGTCCTTCGGCGCGGCGAGCGTCTTCCCCTGCAACTGTTTCGGCTTTTCGAGTTTTCCACCGAACACCTTCTCGACGGTGTAGACGACGCCGTCGCTCCGTTGTTGGCTGGTTCCGTACGACCGCACCGGCAGTCCCTTGCTTCGTGCGGTGAGCACCGATGCGGCGTCACTGAGCCCGAACCCTTGGCGTCCCAACCCGACCTGCTTGGCCGCGAAGGTGCCGCCCTGTCCGGGGACGAACTCCGTCACGGTCACGCCCTGTTCGTCGTAGAACCCCTTTCGCTTGGCGACGAAGTAGCCCGCCTGTGTCGAATTCGCGTTCCAGTTCAGCATGACGTCCACGGCGTTCGATTTCCGTGCCGCCCGACTCCCCTGTGCCGTTCCCACGAGGCCGAGACTCAGTCCGGCCGCCGCGACTTGCAGCGCTCGGCGCCGCCCCATGTTTTTCTCCCCCTTCATGCGAAGAGTGACAAACGACGGACATTCGGATAAAGATTTCCCACTTCCTTTTTATATCGAACCGACATCACGATCGGACGTCTCGAATCAACCCGGTTCGTCGATGGTTTTCCAGCGACCGTGGATGGAACGGGGGGTGCGCGGGTGGTTCCGCCGTTACTTAAAAAGGATTCACGAAACCCTTCCCATCACCCGCGGTTGAAGTCCGGTTTTCGGGATACGGTCTCCGTTTTTGACGTTGGTATTCCACGGCAGAGTTCGGATCTTACTGTCGAACATTGTGGTTTTCATCCAAGTATTAACAAATAACCAAGTGGATTTGTGTGGGTGGGACTGACACAGAGGTCCCGGATGGGGGAGAAAACGAAATGACCAACTACGCACCGGAGATAGACGACGAGGAACGGCGACGGTTCTTACGAGTACTGGGGGTGACCAGCGCCGCTGCCGTCGGGAGCGATCTCACACTCGACGGACTTCGCGGGATGCTACACGGGGATTCGGCCGAAGAGTTGTCCTCGATGGGACACGCGATTCGGGGGGACGTGACCGGCGAACTCGACGCCGACCTATTGGCGGGCGGCCTTTCGGGTCTCGCCACGCGGATGGGGAGGATCGAGGACGTTCGGGCGGCGGGAATTCCCGACCGAGACGAGCGCCTCTATCGGGAACTCGCCGCGCCAGCGTGGACGATCAACGACCACCTCGTGGACATCGGATTTTACGAAAGCGTCGAATCACACCTTCCGGCGTTCACCGAGAACCACATCGAGAACGTCGCACACGAGTTGATACGTGCGGAACTACTGACGAACACGCTGTCGGACCTCGGGTTCAGCGAACGGGAGAAGACGGCACTCGTGATGAACGTGGCGAACAACACCGGTCGACTCGCGCTCTGGATGCCGACGAAGAACATCCCCGAGGGTGTCGAGTTCGACGTCGAACACGTCGCTCCGCTGCACCACCGTGCGGCGGAAGGGTCGCTGTTGTGGGTGGACGACATGGACACGCACCTCTGGCAGAACGAGGTCCTGTTGACCGACGACATTCTCGACGCGGCGATGTGGGACATTAAGGCGATGCTCGGCGGGTTCCACCTCTTGGGCACCGCCGCCCGGGGAGTGACTGATGGCTCGCTGACCGACAGCCAGTTGACCGCCGCGCTGACCGCGGGGACGGCGGCGATGATCGTCGGACAGGAGGATTTGACCAACGACGCGTTCCGCATCACCGACGAGATGCGTGCACCGCACTCGTGGGAGGTCGAAGGATGAACATCGAGAACGACGAGGCCGTGAAAGCGGCGAACGAACACGAACTCGAAGAAATAGAGGAGGGGTACAAGCTACAGGGAACGCCGAGCCAGTCGATAACGCAGCAGTACGCCGTCGACGAGATTCCCAAAAAACCGGTCACGCAGGAGATGTTGAACGAGACGACGACCGACCAAACCAGTTGGCTGACCTACGGCGGTGGGTACGAACAACAGCGCTACTCCTCGGCGAACGTCATCACGCCGGACAACGTGAAGAACTTGGAGTTGGAGTATCTCGTCGAGACGGGCATCGCCGACAGCATGGAGGGAAGCCCCCTCATCGTGCCGGGTGACCCGCCCATCATGTACCAGACGAACGGGCCGGATCACGGAAAGGCCATCAACGCCCGAACCGGCAAGGTGCTCTGGAGTTACACGTACGCGAACCCGGACGTCTCATCCTCTGTTGTGACACGAACAACCGCGGCTTCGGGATTCTGGGCGACACCCTGTTCATGACGACGCTCGATTCGGGGGTCGTCGCGCTCGACCGATACACGGGCGAACAGAAGTGGTACACGTCCACCGGCAAGTGGCAGGACGGCTACTCCGCGACGTGGGCACCGACGCCGTACAACGGCATGGTCATCACGGGCAGCGCGGGCGGCGAGTACGGCGTCCGGGGGTTCGTCACCGCGCTCGACGCCAAATCGGGCAAACAGAAGTGGAAGACGGAGACGCGCCCGAAAGACCAGTGGGTCGGGGATAGCTGGAAGCAGGGGTCGACGACGACGTGGATGTCCCGAACCATCGACCGGCACAACGACGTGATTTTCTCGCCGGTCGGCAACCCCGGCCCGGACTTCGACGGCGCGGTCCGACCCGGACCGAATCGGTTCAGCGTCGGGACGTTGGCCCTCGACGCCAAATCCGGCAAGCCGAAGTGGAACTATCAGGAGAGCCCCCACGACACGTG
Encoded proteins:
- a CDS encoding fibronectin type III-like domain-contianing protein yields the protein MREQKGFERVELDPGERTTVSFSLSTDDRLFAHEPSGYGDIGRLRLFVDEHVHDLRVDTN
- a CDS encoding HAD family hydrolase, giving the protein MTDEYDAVVYDLDGTLVRLAVDWAAAAKEIQPIIREHGGEATANDALDLLPVAESLGIEEKIEPHLAAAERAGARRSERLPLLEEFADAERPVAICSLNCETACRLALEEHGVPNGTDVIVGRDSVPERKPHPQPLLTAVERLDAVPERTLFVGDSDSDAVTARKAGTAFRRV
- a CDS encoding winged helix-turn-helix domain-containing protein encodes the protein MSLLDMLGSKPRLEILRLLSREPMYVSELAEEVGMDGKTAVHHLRALEGADLIEPYRQGNRKYYRLTKVVTLRAAPYPERTFIVQASDVDGGTA
- a CDS encoding amphi-Trp domain-containing protein, with protein sequence MDDNVELPTDGNSKPSEVTDGFFEREVQLSREQTGTFLRELADQIEAGTKLTVSTSDWEIPFEYDEPIEVEVEFTGGREDELEIELEFTEATADDDLSVH
- a CDS encoding ABC transporter ATP-binding protein, with protein sequence MIELDDVGVSFGDVTALGGIDLRIPDGEFVTIIGPSGCGKTTLLRTVSGLQSPTRGRVRLNGRSPDEARSEGTIGVVFQQHTLLPWKTALENVVFLRRMAGKSPKRADARELLSTVGLAGFEGSRPAELSGGMKQRVAIARALHLGADVLLMDEPFGELDELTREEMGIEVRDLWRRERKTVLFVTHSVPEAVLLGDRCVVMGNDPGRIRTTFDIDLPRPRDGEVFDADAYQERVATVRSSLHADQ
- a CDS encoding ABC transporter substrate-binding protein is translated as MRVREFPVLGEADRSVVDRLACGIGEPAATVLAYLLCRREEFTTEPASLLAVRIGTGSNRKAVRNALAELTERELIETTTVRDETPGRPETRWRATGSVEETVDAAYDEHARELLARAGAFPNRPESNTTAELDSPVPDAPISHATNASVSLALNWRPNGLHAPLFVADETGLYEKWGLSVGFDVHDGSRAALDDIVSEAADVAVSGAATVLRARAEGEKIVPVALLFQHAMTTIYGLRTTFDGPLERAEQLRGLRIGMPSTAETGLLGRLFLSQGGVLDDVEIVDLRGEERAALLSGAVDAVTGSFSDPRKLRDDGISVESIPVAERFPLPGPAIVTSEQALSEREPELAAFLAATTGGWTTARQNPSRVEEAIEAHDDAEPSSPVRERRTFEAAVAEFGTTDAVRNFGWGWGEAELWNRLSTALDGVGLLGSEGTER
- a CDS encoding aminoglycoside phosphotransferase family protein, which produces MDDEIVSIVEREVGETPFSVVRVDEGLLHETYDVSCETGRYVLQFDSDGERDDSLRRGYNCYIALRGSDIPIPEVVTETVTSDDGRGYTIVEKLQGTTGEKDISPERTRNAGRVLARIHEFERFDEAGWLRFEGREPTVESFEAEGLQEWVLDNVAESSTCLRNGGLETAGVDVEDAFDRFGETLPEAFRPVFCHNDYSPDNVLFEDDAVTGVIDFDRATANNAQRALAKAANCFWMHDPNADWNVRETFYDGYRERRNVDDSFERNEPLYRVETLANIVAALLDMDGLSEYETEFYAEQIREEVERAEQAKR
- a CDS encoding ABC transporter permease; amino-acid sequence: MVFGCGGRLALGVCIRVVPGLGSVLYPYLVGFRVVPHVAVAPLLLVWLGVSFEAAVVMIAASTFFPITIGAAAGLAATPDEQLALLRSVDAPLHRELLFVRLRNAVPSLFAGIKLSVVTAVVGTVIAEWFVAERGFGVLVLQGMSDFAPTLTFAAAVCLFALGGGLFAVASALQRYVSW
- a CDS encoding ABC transporter substrate-binding protein yields the protein MSRPEFAERNPKTVRGFLRATAKGWAWAANNPKRAMDVMVDAKPSLAQSRKMGVFKIKYTTNNLVTGDNGRWGWQRPKSWNTVSKALFRTGVVPKTGVRAAWTNDFLDTKYEYIESYEGHVESGR
- a CDS encoding ABC transporter substrate-binding protein, with the protein product MKGEKNMGRRRALQVAAAGLSLGLVGTAQGSRAARKSNAVDVMLNWNANSTQAGYFVAKRKGFYDEQGVTVTEFVPGQGGTFAAKQVGLGRQGFGLSDAASVLTARSKGLPVRSYGTSQQRSDGVVYTVEKVFGGKLEKPKQLQGKTLAAPKDSPMTTLTKAVLKRAGVLDSVNFLGVAPEQQTPMLLSGNADAAIAIFDSPTALRRKGYDASAIRLADYMPTVGRRSSRARSSPNGIRRPSGDSCVRPPRDGRGPPTTRRGRWT